In Arvicola amphibius chromosome 1, mArvAmp1.2, whole genome shotgun sequence, one DNA window encodes the following:
- the Dcaf16 gene encoding LOW QUALITY PROTEIN: DDB1- and CUL4-associated factor 16 (The sequence of the model RefSeq protein was modified relative to this genomic sequence to represent the inferred CDS: inserted 2 bases in 2 codons; substituted 1 base at 1 genomic stop codon): MTVLIGVVGFSNTVWNQKVKKKEWSTDLSEEDPKMPNLKLLENLSCQVNDLLKYSRTWKCLDPKSXLDYAELLEQNNAVHKLQETGLRLSHCFPLCPQTQEPIPEWPSLASSGIPAFQKXPIKVKARHHATLNGALQFATKQLRQTXLTKGVKETACAEFFDTFSYTDLQKAVTKILAASIVSISFDTGVACFRKGYRGRRRDS, from the exons ATGACTGTTTTGATTGGAGTTGTGGGTTTTAGTAATACTGTATGG AATCAaaaggtgaagaagaaagaatggtcTACAGATCTCTCTGAAGAAGACCCCAAGATGCCCAACCTAAAACTTCTTGAGAATCTTTCCTGCCAGGttaatgatcttttaaaatattctagaacTTGGAAATGTTTAGATCCCAAATCCTAATTGGATTATGCTGAACTCTTAGAACAAAATAATGCAGTCCACAAACTTCAAGAGACAGGTCTAAGACTCTCCCATTGTTTCCCATTGTGTCCCCAAACTCAGGAACCAATTCCTGAGtggccctctctggcctctagtGGGATCCCAGCTTTTCAAA GCCCCATAAAAGTCAAAGCCAGACATCATGCTACTCTAAACGGAGCACTGCAGTTTGCTACTAAACAGCTAAGACAGA ACCTGACAAAGGGAGTAAAGGAAACAGCCTGTGCTGAATTTTTTGACACTTTTTCCTACACTGATCTCCAGAAGGCAGTTACCAAAATTCTAGCTGCTTCAATAGTAAGCATTTCCTTTGATACTGGTGTTGCCTGTTTTAGAAAAGGATACAGGGGCAGGAGACGTgactcatag